A window of Adhaeribacter arboris genomic DNA:
AGGTGAGGAAAAACAAAATCCGTATTGATACGGCCCCGGCGAGTTTATTTGCGGGAAAGTTCTAAAATGAGCAAGTTCCAGCTTTTTATTCAGGCTAACACACTCCTTTCCTTCTTTTAGCTAAAAGTTTCCTCCACAATATATCATAATGAATGTGTTTAGCAGAAAGTTAGCTCTCCGGGAAAAGAAGCTTTGTATTGCTGTTTAAAACCGGACAATTCGTAGCATAGTTTTGTCCAGTAATGAACAATAACAAGTAATGCCGTTCTTTAAAATGGCTTTAAATAGCGGTAAATGCAGTTTTTTACAAAATGGCACAGCCGTTGTCAATACTTGGGTGTAATCATCCCTAAAACTAAAAATACAACTATGAAAAAGCTTTTTCTTTCTCTTGTTCTGATCCTGCAAATTGGTTTTTTAATGGCCCACAATGGTACTCCGACAATAGGGTTAAAAGTACGCAGTGAAAACGTGAAAATGTACCAGCAGGCGGGTACTTCTACGCCCGTCATCCAAGTTATTGCTACCACTGACCGTGTGGAACTAATTCGCAAATGGAATGCGCAATGGGCGCAGGTTAAAGTAAATCATAGATTAGGGTACGTTCCATTCTCGGATTTAATGTTTCTGAAACCGGAGCCTCCATTAGCGCAAACGGGCACTAACGCTGCTCGATTAGGAGAGTAACATCGGTGGAATACACCGAGCATAAAGGTGAACATAAGAGTTCACCTTTTTTATTTTTCCAGTTGGATGGTAAAAATAGATTTAGCTGCCGTTTTTTGAGAGCCACCTTCAAAGTATAAAACATTCAAACTCTCCAGTTGCCAGGTCATATTTTTATCTGTTAGCGTTGTTACTTCAAAAATGGTATTAAAGCCGGGCGCAATTAAGTTGATAAACTTTTTACCGTTTTGCTCACTCAAAGAATAGGTAGCGTATTGGGCAATGGTGCCCCCGTTATTGGTTATAATATTTTTATCTTGAATAATGTATTTAAAATTATTGGTCGTCGTTTTTTCGTAAACTTTTACGTTGGCGGTATCATAGTACTCGGTTTTATCGGAGCTTACGTTCCAGGTGCCTTGTAGTAAATCGTTAAAAGATTTAGGTTTTTCTTCGTCCTTTTTACAGCCGAATACGATAAAACAAAATAAGCAAAAATAAAGGAGCCGTTTCATAAGAGGTATTGTAGTTGAATTTATCCGGCAGATACGGGAAAGTTTTTTAATGACAATTGGCTTCTCCTAGTTCCGTTCCGTAGGCGTAACTTCTCCCGAATTTAGTATCAGCAGAATCTAAAATTTTTACCCCCGATATAAATACATCTTGAGATTTCGCGAGATCGCAAAAATAAGTGGCCAAAGCATGCTTGTCTTGCCCATCATTCGCCACCGTTATCGCCAAATACCCTTGCTCTGTATAGATAGCCCGTACCACTTCCGGATTTTCTTTGAGAGATGCTATAAAAGTATTCCTGCTTAACTTATGGGTATTTTCCGGAAGTGCTTGGTTTCTGGTTTTTAAAATTCTCCTGGCTAAATAGGTCCCGAGATTGGCAAGTATTACTAAACTTAAAACAGCTAGCCAAAATTTAAGGGATTTCTTTTTAGTATAAAGTAGCCCCACCACAACAAGTATAGCCGTTAGAACAATATGTGTACGCATGTTTTTAAATCTTACCTCTTTAGTAATCAGGAATAAAGGTAAAATTTTTAAAAGAATTAATTTACCAGTAAAGTAAACCTGAAAGTACTAGGAGCAGAGTGCCTTAGCTAATTAAACCGCTAAATATACAAAAACCAAGGAGAGTTAAAATCCGGCGAATAAATTTTTCCTTGTCAGCGGATTAGCTTAGCTGAATTACAGCGGCGACTTTATTCAGAATAGAATATATTTTAGGTAAGTAATACTTAGTAAATTAGATTTCTTTAATAAACTTAAAAAAACGTTGATAATTAACAACAATGAATTATACGAAAGGAGAAAGGCGGAAGAAGATTATTCCGCCACTCGCTTTACGTGCGTTTTTTGTGAACCTATCCTAAGAAAAGCTATAATGCTTTTCGGCGAAAAAAAACATAAGCGCCTACTAAGGTAATTTCTAAAAGGATTCCGAACCAAGGCATAGTTGTAAAGATTTAGGTTTCGTGAACAAGGTTAATTAAAATAAGTAAATAGACACAAGTACCAAGGTATAAGATACTAGACTTTTTAAGGAATTAATACAGTAATTATCAGTGCTTTATTACAAAAATTTTGACATCTGGTAGATCTAATTAGTTTTTGCCCCAATACTTACAAATTTCAACTTTAAGGTATAGAGGCGAAAAGTTTACCGTAATAGTTATCGGCTTTCTTTCAACAGGCAAAATGATATTTATTTGTAACCAAGCGGCTGCAACTTCCCTGCTTGGATTGTTGGTATAAATATACTTTTAAAATAGATAACTTAAAGAGAAAAAAATAGATTTTTTTTCGTAAGTGCTTTAAAGTTTAGGCAAGTTTTACAAAATAAAATAGAATAATCATTAAATACCTTCAAAATTGAGCTATATTACATCTCACCTAAATTTAGCCCTATGAAAGTTTTGAATACCTACATTGTTTCTGAGAAAATGAATACCGGCTTAGCCGTAAAAACTTTATTGTATGAGCTGGAAGATCGCTCCTGGATGCTGAATTGTCCTAAATACCACGAAACTACCGGCCTGACAACGTTTAAGCTTTTACCCATTTCCGCCGAAAAAGCCAAAGAACTGATGACCCAAAAGGTAACCTTCGCCTCCGTTTAATCTTAAAATATTTCTTTTTGATAAAGCGGCTACAATTAGCTACTTATTTAAAAGGTTTATTGAAGAGAAGTGGATGTATTTGATTTTTACTTTATCCGTGGGAATAAAAGAATAAACTAAGCTTGATAACTGCAGTTTATTTTACCGAAATTACTCAGTAATGTGGTAAGCGGAAGAACGATTACTTAAAGTATTTCGCTTAATTTTAATAACTTGTTTAAAAACTAAAAATCAAGCTGTACTTTTCTGGCAAATTCTTGCCGGGAACTATAATCACCACCCAGTTTAGTAAATTATCGTATCTTTACAGAAAACAAGTTAAGATTATCTGATTCAAGATTTATAGTAAGATGAGCGGTACAGTATCGCTCATTTTTGCTTTATAAAGCTGGGGAAATCACGTTTTTAGTCTATAAATTTTACTTACCTCCAAAACAAGTTGTATGTCAACGGACAAATTACATATTGGTACTTCGGGCTGGAGTTACCGCTGGAAAGGTTTGTTTTATCCCGAAGACCTGCCATCGGCGGATTACTTACCTTATTTTTCCCAGCATTTTAACTGCACCGAAATCAACAGCAGCTTTTACCATTTTACGATGGAAAAAACCATTCAAAAATGGCTGGACCAAACCCCGGCAGCATTTAAGTTCTGCGCCAAATTAAACCAGGAAATCACCCATAAACGTAAATTCGAGGACGCAGAAGAACCGCTACTCAAATTTATGAGCCGGTACGGACGGATGAGAGAACGCTTAGGAGTCATATTAATTCAAATTGCCGGCAGTTTCCGGTACGACCGCCCCGCTGCCGAAAGCTTTTACCGTTTGCTCCGGCAGCATTACCCCGAGGTAAAGTTTGCGCTGGAAGCCCGGCATGTTTCCTGGTTCACGGAAGAATCTTTAAACTTATTGCGCGATTATGAAATTACTTTTGTCATTGCCAGTGCGGGCAAACGTTTTCCTGGTTTGGAAATTACGACTACCGAAACGGTTTACCTGCGATTGCACGGGGAAGAGCGCCTTTATTCTTCTTTGTATTCCGACGAAAAGTTGGAACGCTACGCGTATATGATCCACGATTGGCTGCTGGACGGCAAAGAAGTTTGGGTATTCTTTAACAACACCATTATGGGGAGCGCCCTTACCAACGCTAAAACCTTGCAAGCCTTACTCACTAATTTGTAAAATTTAGGGTATTTCCGGATGGCGCGAAAAATAAATCTGCCAGTAATTTTATGCCTTTAGCGTAAAAAATAAGGGTTTAAACCGGTATGAGCCAAGTAATAAGGAATTTTTCGGCCGGTTTTTACTTTGGTAACGCTTGTTTTCGGAAAAGGTAATCTGTATATTGACCTATCACCTTTACCAATAGTTCATGAGGAGTTTGCGCTGGCAGCTTTATTGGCGAAACCTGTTTTTTACTTTTTTACTTTTTTCGTGCCAACGTACCTGGCAGCCTACCGCCCAATTACGGTCCGAAGCCAAATTACCCGTAAGCGCCAACGTGGCGGCGGACGTAGCTACCGAAGCGGCTATTTTGCCTTACCGCCGGCAAGTGGAACAACGTATGAGCGAAGTAATTGGTACGGCTCCGCAGGAGCTAAAAAATGCTGTCTTTGAATCGTCCTTAGGTAATTTTGTGGCCGACTTGCAACGCAGTGAAGCCGCCCATTTACTAGGTAAACCCGTAGATATGGGGCTCATGACCCGGGGCGGTTTACGCTATATTATTCCGCAAGGTAAAATTACGGTAGGGGATGTGTTTGAATTAATGCCCTTTGAGAACGAACTGTTGGTGCTCACTTTATCCGGGCCAACCGTTGAAAAACTTTTTCAGTTTGGGGCAGAGAAGAAGATTTTAGCGCTTTCTAATGCGTCCTTTACTATTCAAAACAACCAGGCGA
This region includes:
- a CDS encoding SH3 domain-containing protein — translated: MKKLFLSLVLILQIGFLMAHNGTPTIGLKVRSENVKMYQQAGTSTPVIQVIATTDRVELIRKWNAQWAQVKVNHRLGYVPFSDLMFLKPEPPLAQTGTNAARLGE
- a CDS encoding DUF72 domain-containing protein produces the protein MSTDKLHIGTSGWSYRWKGLFYPEDLPSADYLPYFSQHFNCTEINSSFYHFTMEKTIQKWLDQTPAAFKFCAKLNQEITHKRKFEDAEEPLLKFMSRYGRMRERLGVILIQIAGSFRYDRPAAESFYRLLRQHYPEVKFALEARHVSWFTEESLNLLRDYEITFVIASAGKRFPGLEITTTETVYLRLHGEERLYSSLYSDEKLERYAYMIHDWLLDGKEVWVFFNNTIMGSALTNAKTLQALLTNL
- a CDS encoding 5'-nucleotidase C-terminal domain-containing protein; this encodes MRSLRWQLYWRNLFFTFLLFSCQRTWQPTAQLRSEAKLPVSANVAADVATEAAILPYRRQVEQRMSEVIGTAPQELKNAVFESSLGNFVADLQRSEAAHLLGKPVDMGLMTRGGLRYIIPQGKITVGDVFELMPFENELLVLTLSGPTVEKLFQFGAEKKILALSNASFTIQNNQASNILIGGKPLNAQKTYTLAISDYLANGGDNLIFLKEAIKTEKVGILLRDAIIQHIQQLTAQGKPVEARVEGRVKVL